In Vigna radiata var. radiata cultivar VC1973A unplaced genomic scaffold, Vradiata_ver6 scaffold_296, whole genome shotgun sequence, one DNA window encodes the following:
- the LOC106779028 gene encoding actin-related protein 2/3 complex subunit 1B isoform X5: MDWSARSNRIVTASHDRNSCKPCVLCRYVWNLEASEWVPTLVILRLNRAALCVQWSPKENKFAVGSGAKTTCICYYEQDNNWWVSKLIRKKHNSSVTSVSWHPDNVLLATTSTDGKCRVFSTFIKGVDAKDSKKGTSPDTKFGELIVQLDLSSSWTFGVKWSPSGNTLAYVGHNSMIYFVDDVGPSPLAQNVVFRDLPLRDVLFVSERKVIGVGFDCNPMVFAADERGIWSFVRYLGERKAVSSGSRYGSQFSEAFVKFYGQSKQGLNNDAVETSRTRGTVHENCINCILPLGEHGKMIRRFSTSGLDGRIAVWDLENEQDLFE, translated from the exons ATGGACTGGAGTGCAAGATCAAATAGAATAGTTACTGCATCTCATGATCGAAATTC GTGCAAACCATGTGTTCTTTGTAGATATGTTTGGAACCTTGAAGCATCAGAATGGGTGCCAACTCTTGTTATCCTTAGACTAAACCGTGCTGCTCTTTGTGTTCAGTGGAGTCCGAAAG AAAACAAATTTGCAGTGGGAAGTGGAGCCAAAACTACTTGTATATGCTACTATGAACAGGATAACAACTG GTGGGTCAGCAAACTCATCAGGAAAAAACACAATTCTTCAGTGACAAGTGTTTCTTGGCATCCAGATAAT GTTCTTCTTGCGACAACATCCACAGATGGAAAATGTCGAGTATTCTCCACATTTATTAAAGGCGTTGATGCAAA GGATTCAAAAAAAGGTACTTCACCGGATACAAAATTTGGAGAG CTGATTGTTCAGCTTGATCTCTCTTCATCTTGGACATTTGGAGTCAAGTGGTCGCCAAGTGGCAATACTCTAGCATATGTAG GTCACAATTCtatgatatattttgttgatgatGTTGGTCCTTCTCCTTTGGCCCAAAATGTTGTGTTCCGTGATTTGCCCCTCCGTGAT GTACTCTTTGTTTCTGAGAGAAAAGTGATCGGTGTAGGATTCGATTGCAATCCAATGGTTTTTGCGGCAGATGAAAGGGGAATTTG GAGTTTTGTCAGATATCTGGGAGAACGGAAAGCAGTATCTTCTGGATCAAGATATGGTTCACAG TTCTCTGAGGCATTTGTGAAGTTTTATGGCCAATCAAAGCAAGGATTGAACAATGATGCTGTTGAAACTTCAAGAACTCGTGGAACTGTTCATGAGAACTGTATAAA TTGTATTCTGCCACTTGGGGAACATGGCAAAATGATAAGGCGTTTCAGCACATCAG GATTGGATGGAAGAATTGCCGTATGGGATTTGGAAAATGAACAAGACCTGTTTGAATGA
- the LOC106779028 gene encoding actin-related protein 2/3 complex subunit 1A isoform X4 yields the protein MAVTAVHQFAQCITCHAWSADQSMVALCPNNNEVHIYRLVEDKWEKVYVLQKHDQVISSMDWSARSNRIVTASHDRNSCKPCVLCRYVWNLEASEWVPTLVILRLNRAALCVQWSPKENKFAVGSGAKTTCICYYEQDNNWWVSKLIRKKHNSSVTSVSWHPDNVLLATTSTDGKCRVFSTFIKGVDAKDSKKGTSPDTKFGEVLFVSERKVIGVGFDCNPMVFAADERGIWSFVRYLGERKAVSSGSRYGSQFSEAFVKFYGQSKQGLNNDAVETSRTRGTVHENCINCILPLGEHGKMIRRFSTSGLDGRIAVWDLENEQDLFE from the exons ATGGCTGTTACGGCGGTTCACCAATTCGCGCAATGCATCACTTGCCACGCCTGGAGCGCTGATCAATCTA TGGTTGCTTTATGTCCAAACAATAATGAAGTGCACATCTATAGGTTGGTTGAAGACAAATGGGAAAAGGTGTATGTTCTTCAAAAG cATGACCAGGTAATTTCTTCGATGGACTGGAGTGCAAGATCAAATAGAATAGTTACTGCATCTCATGATCGAAATTC GTGCAAACCATGTGTTCTTTGTAGATATGTTTGGAACCTTGAAGCATCAGAATGGGTGCCAACTCTTGTTATCCTTAGACTAAACCGTGCTGCTCTTTGTGTTCAGTGGAGTCCGAAAG AAAACAAATTTGCAGTGGGAAGTGGAGCCAAAACTACTTGTATATGCTACTATGAACAGGATAACAACTG GTGGGTCAGCAAACTCATCAGGAAAAAACACAATTCTTCAGTGACAAGTGTTTCTTGGCATCCAGATAAT GTTCTTCTTGCGACAACATCCACAGATGGAAAATGTCGAGTATTCTCCACATTTATTAAAGGCGTTGATGCAAA GGATTCAAAAAAAGGTACTTCACCGGATACAAAATTTGGAGAG GTACTCTTTGTTTCTGAGAGAAAAGTGATCGGTGTAGGATTCGATTGCAATCCAATGGTTTTTGCGGCAGATGAAAGGGGAATTTG GAGTTTTGTCAGATATCTGGGAGAACGGAAAGCAGTATCTTCTGGATCAAGATATGGTTCACAG TTCTCTGAGGCATTTGTGAAGTTTTATGGCCAATCAAAGCAAGGATTGAACAATGATGCTGTTGAAACTTCAAGAACTCGTGGAACTGTTCATGAGAACTGTATAAA TTGTATTCTGCCACTTGGGGAACATGGCAAAATGATAAGGCGTTTCAGCACATCAG GATTGGATGGAAGAATTGCCGTATGGGATTTGGAAAATGAACAAGACCTGTTTGAATGA
- the LOC106779028 gene encoding actin-related protein 2/3 complex subunit 1B isoform X3 has product MAVTAVHQFAQCITCHAWSADQSSWLKTNGKRCMFFKRYVWNLEASEWVPTLVILRLNRAALCVQWSPKENKFAVGSGAKTTCICYYEQDNNWWVSKLIRKKHNSSVTSVSWHPDNVLLATTSTDGKCRVFSTFIKGVDAKDSKKGTSPDTKFGELIVQLDLSSSWTFGVKWSPSGNTLAYVGHNSMIYFVDDVGPSPLAQNVVFRDLPLRDVLFVSERKVIGVGFDCNPMVFAADERGIWSFVRYLGERKAVSSGSRYGSQFSEAFVKFYGQSKQGLNNDAVETSRTRGTVHENCINCILPLGEHGKMIRRFSTSGLDGRIAVWDLENEQDLFE; this is encoded by the exons ATGGCTGTTACGGCGGTTCACCAATTCGCGCAATGCATCACTTGCCACGCCTGGAGCGCTGATCAATCTA GTTGGTTGAAGACAAATGGGAAAAGGTGTATGTTCTTCAAAAG ATATGTTTGGAACCTTGAAGCATCAGAATGGGTGCCAACTCTTGTTATCCTTAGACTAAACCGTGCTGCTCTTTGTGTTCAGTGGAGTCCGAAAG AAAACAAATTTGCAGTGGGAAGTGGAGCCAAAACTACTTGTATATGCTACTATGAACAGGATAACAACTG GTGGGTCAGCAAACTCATCAGGAAAAAACACAATTCTTCAGTGACAAGTGTTTCTTGGCATCCAGATAAT GTTCTTCTTGCGACAACATCCACAGATGGAAAATGTCGAGTATTCTCCACATTTATTAAAGGCGTTGATGCAAA GGATTCAAAAAAAGGTACTTCACCGGATACAAAATTTGGAGAG CTGATTGTTCAGCTTGATCTCTCTTCATCTTGGACATTTGGAGTCAAGTGGTCGCCAAGTGGCAATACTCTAGCATATGTAG GTCACAATTCtatgatatattttgttgatgatGTTGGTCCTTCTCCTTTGGCCCAAAATGTTGTGTTCCGTGATTTGCCCCTCCGTGAT GTACTCTTTGTTTCTGAGAGAAAAGTGATCGGTGTAGGATTCGATTGCAATCCAATGGTTTTTGCGGCAGATGAAAGGGGAATTTG GAGTTTTGTCAGATATCTGGGAGAACGGAAAGCAGTATCTTCTGGATCAAGATATGGTTCACAG TTCTCTGAGGCATTTGTGAAGTTTTATGGCCAATCAAAGCAAGGATTGAACAATGATGCTGTTGAAACTTCAAGAACTCGTGGAACTGTTCATGAGAACTGTATAAA TTGTATTCTGCCACTTGGGGAACATGGCAAAATGATAAGGCGTTTCAGCACATCAG GATTGGATGGAAGAATTGCCGTATGGGATTTGGAAAATGAACAAGACCTGTTTGAATGA
- the LOC106779028 gene encoding actin-related protein 2/3 complex subunit 1B isoform X6, translating to MKCTSIGWLKTNGKRCMFFKRYVWNLEASEWVPTLVILRLNRAALCVQWSPKENKFAVGSGAKTTCICYYEQDNNWWVSKLIRKKHNSSVTSVSWHPDNVLLATTSTDGKCRVFSTFIKGVDAKDSKKGTSPDTKFGELIVQLDLSSSWTFGVKWSPSGNTLAYVGHNSMIYFVDDVGPSPLAQNVVFRDLPLRDVLFVSERKVIGVGFDCNPMVFAADERGIWSFVRYLGERKAVSSGSRYGSQFSEAFVKFYGQSKQGLNNDAVETSRTRGTVHENCINCILPLGEHGKMIRRFSTSGLDGRIAVWDLENEQDLFE from the exons ATGAAGTGCACATCTATAGGTTGGTTGAAGACAAATGGGAAAAGGTGTATGTTCTTCAAAAG ATATGTTTGGAACCTTGAAGCATCAGAATGGGTGCCAACTCTTGTTATCCTTAGACTAAACCGTGCTGCTCTTTGTGTTCAGTGGAGTCCGAAAG AAAACAAATTTGCAGTGGGAAGTGGAGCCAAAACTACTTGTATATGCTACTATGAACAGGATAACAACTG GTGGGTCAGCAAACTCATCAGGAAAAAACACAATTCTTCAGTGACAAGTGTTTCTTGGCATCCAGATAAT GTTCTTCTTGCGACAACATCCACAGATGGAAAATGTCGAGTATTCTCCACATTTATTAAAGGCGTTGATGCAAA GGATTCAAAAAAAGGTACTTCACCGGATACAAAATTTGGAGAG CTGATTGTTCAGCTTGATCTCTCTTCATCTTGGACATTTGGAGTCAAGTGGTCGCCAAGTGGCAATACTCTAGCATATGTAG GTCACAATTCtatgatatattttgttgatgatGTTGGTCCTTCTCCTTTGGCCCAAAATGTTGTGTTCCGTGATTTGCCCCTCCGTGAT GTACTCTTTGTTTCTGAGAGAAAAGTGATCGGTGTAGGATTCGATTGCAATCCAATGGTTTTTGCGGCAGATGAAAGGGGAATTTG GAGTTTTGTCAGATATCTGGGAGAACGGAAAGCAGTATCTTCTGGATCAAGATATGGTTCACAG TTCTCTGAGGCATTTGTGAAGTTTTATGGCCAATCAAAGCAAGGATTGAACAATGATGCTGTTGAAACTTCAAGAACTCGTGGAACTGTTCATGAGAACTGTATAAA TTGTATTCTGCCACTTGGGGAACATGGCAAAATGATAAGGCGTTTCAGCACATCAG GATTGGATGGAAGAATTGCCGTATGGGATTTGGAAAATGAACAAGACCTGTTTGAATGA
- the LOC106779028 gene encoding actin-related protein 2/3 complex subunit 1B isoform X1 translates to MAVTAVHQFAQCITCHAWSADQSMVALCPNNNEVHIYRLVEDKWEKVYVLQKHDQVISSMDWSARSNRIVTASHDRNSCKPCVLCRYVWNLEASEWVPTLVILRLNRAALCVQWSPKENKFAVGSGAKTTCICYYEQDNNWWVSKLIRKKHNSSVTSVSWHPDNVLLATTSTDGKCRVFSTFIKGVDAKDSKKGTSPDTKFGELIVQLDLSSSWTFGVKWSPSGNTLAYVGHNSMIYFVDDVGPSPLAQNVVFRDLPLRDVLFVSERKVIGVGFDCNPMVFAADERGIWSFVRYLGERKAVSSGSRYGSQFSEAFVKFYGQSKQGLNNDAVETSRTRGTVHENCINCILPLGEHGKMIRRFSTSGLDGRIAVWDLENEQDLFE, encoded by the exons ATGGCTGTTACGGCGGTTCACCAATTCGCGCAATGCATCACTTGCCACGCCTGGAGCGCTGATCAATCTA TGGTTGCTTTATGTCCAAACAATAATGAAGTGCACATCTATAGGTTGGTTGAAGACAAATGGGAAAAGGTGTATGTTCTTCAAAAG cATGACCAGGTAATTTCTTCGATGGACTGGAGTGCAAGATCAAATAGAATAGTTACTGCATCTCATGATCGAAATTC GTGCAAACCATGTGTTCTTTGTAGATATGTTTGGAACCTTGAAGCATCAGAATGGGTGCCAACTCTTGTTATCCTTAGACTAAACCGTGCTGCTCTTTGTGTTCAGTGGAGTCCGAAAG AAAACAAATTTGCAGTGGGAAGTGGAGCCAAAACTACTTGTATATGCTACTATGAACAGGATAACAACTG GTGGGTCAGCAAACTCATCAGGAAAAAACACAATTCTTCAGTGACAAGTGTTTCTTGGCATCCAGATAAT GTTCTTCTTGCGACAACATCCACAGATGGAAAATGTCGAGTATTCTCCACATTTATTAAAGGCGTTGATGCAAA GGATTCAAAAAAAGGTACTTCACCGGATACAAAATTTGGAGAG CTGATTGTTCAGCTTGATCTCTCTTCATCTTGGACATTTGGAGTCAAGTGGTCGCCAAGTGGCAATACTCTAGCATATGTAG GTCACAATTCtatgatatattttgttgatgatGTTGGTCCTTCTCCTTTGGCCCAAAATGTTGTGTTCCGTGATTTGCCCCTCCGTGAT GTACTCTTTGTTTCTGAGAGAAAAGTGATCGGTGTAGGATTCGATTGCAATCCAATGGTTTTTGCGGCAGATGAAAGGGGAATTTG GAGTTTTGTCAGATATCTGGGAGAACGGAAAGCAGTATCTTCTGGATCAAGATATGGTTCACAG TTCTCTGAGGCATTTGTGAAGTTTTATGGCCAATCAAAGCAAGGATTGAACAATGATGCTGTTGAAACTTCAAGAACTCGTGGAACTGTTCATGAGAACTGTATAAA TTGTATTCTGCCACTTGGGGAACATGGCAAAATGATAAGGCGTTTCAGCACATCAG GATTGGATGGAAGAATTGCCGTATGGGATTTGGAAAATGAACAAGACCTGTTTGAATGA
- the LOC106779028 gene encoding actin-related protein 2/3 complex subunit 1B isoform X7 yields MDWSARSNRIVTASHDRNSYVWNLEASEWVPTLVILRLNRAALCVQWSPKENKFAVGSGAKTTCICYYEQDNNWWVSKLIRKKHNSSVTSVSWHPDNVLLATTSTDGKCRVFSTFIKGVDAKDSKKGTSPDTKFGELIVQLDLSSSWTFGVKWSPSGNTLAYVGHNSMIYFVDDVGPSPLAQNVVFRDLPLRDVLFVSERKVIGVGFDCNPMVFAADERGIWSFVRYLGERKAVSSGSRYGSQFSEAFVKFYGQSKQGLNNDAVETSRTRGTVHENCINCILPLGEHGKMIRRFSTSGLDGRIAVWDLENEQDLFE; encoded by the exons ATGGACTGGAGTGCAAGATCAAATAGAATAGTTACTGCATCTCATGATCGAAATTC ATATGTTTGGAACCTTGAAGCATCAGAATGGGTGCCAACTCTTGTTATCCTTAGACTAAACCGTGCTGCTCTTTGTGTTCAGTGGAGTCCGAAAG AAAACAAATTTGCAGTGGGAAGTGGAGCCAAAACTACTTGTATATGCTACTATGAACAGGATAACAACTG GTGGGTCAGCAAACTCATCAGGAAAAAACACAATTCTTCAGTGACAAGTGTTTCTTGGCATCCAGATAAT GTTCTTCTTGCGACAACATCCACAGATGGAAAATGTCGAGTATTCTCCACATTTATTAAAGGCGTTGATGCAAA GGATTCAAAAAAAGGTACTTCACCGGATACAAAATTTGGAGAG CTGATTGTTCAGCTTGATCTCTCTTCATCTTGGACATTTGGAGTCAAGTGGTCGCCAAGTGGCAATACTCTAGCATATGTAG GTCACAATTCtatgatatattttgttgatgatGTTGGTCCTTCTCCTTTGGCCCAAAATGTTGTGTTCCGTGATTTGCCCCTCCGTGAT GTACTCTTTGTTTCTGAGAGAAAAGTGATCGGTGTAGGATTCGATTGCAATCCAATGGTTTTTGCGGCAGATGAAAGGGGAATTTG GAGTTTTGTCAGATATCTGGGAGAACGGAAAGCAGTATCTTCTGGATCAAGATATGGTTCACAG TTCTCTGAGGCATTTGTGAAGTTTTATGGCCAATCAAAGCAAGGATTGAACAATGATGCTGTTGAAACTTCAAGAACTCGTGGAACTGTTCATGAGAACTGTATAAA TTGTATTCTGCCACTTGGGGAACATGGCAAAATGATAAGGCGTTTCAGCACATCAG GATTGGATGGAAGAATTGCCGTATGGGATTTGGAAAATGAACAAGACCTGTTTGAATGA
- the LOC106779028 gene encoding actin-related protein 2/3 complex subunit 1B isoform X2, whose protein sequence is MAVTAVHQFAQCITCHAWSADQSMVALCPNNNEVHIYRLVEDKWEKVYVLQKHDQVISSMDWSARSNRIVTASHDRNSYVWNLEASEWVPTLVILRLNRAALCVQWSPKENKFAVGSGAKTTCICYYEQDNNWWVSKLIRKKHNSSVTSVSWHPDNVLLATTSTDGKCRVFSTFIKGVDAKDSKKGTSPDTKFGELIVQLDLSSSWTFGVKWSPSGNTLAYVGHNSMIYFVDDVGPSPLAQNVVFRDLPLRDVLFVSERKVIGVGFDCNPMVFAADERGIWSFVRYLGERKAVSSGSRYGSQFSEAFVKFYGQSKQGLNNDAVETSRTRGTVHENCINCILPLGEHGKMIRRFSTSGLDGRIAVWDLENEQDLFE, encoded by the exons ATGGCTGTTACGGCGGTTCACCAATTCGCGCAATGCATCACTTGCCACGCCTGGAGCGCTGATCAATCTA TGGTTGCTTTATGTCCAAACAATAATGAAGTGCACATCTATAGGTTGGTTGAAGACAAATGGGAAAAGGTGTATGTTCTTCAAAAG cATGACCAGGTAATTTCTTCGATGGACTGGAGTGCAAGATCAAATAGAATAGTTACTGCATCTCATGATCGAAATTC ATATGTTTGGAACCTTGAAGCATCAGAATGGGTGCCAACTCTTGTTATCCTTAGACTAAACCGTGCTGCTCTTTGTGTTCAGTGGAGTCCGAAAG AAAACAAATTTGCAGTGGGAAGTGGAGCCAAAACTACTTGTATATGCTACTATGAACAGGATAACAACTG GTGGGTCAGCAAACTCATCAGGAAAAAACACAATTCTTCAGTGACAAGTGTTTCTTGGCATCCAGATAAT GTTCTTCTTGCGACAACATCCACAGATGGAAAATGTCGAGTATTCTCCACATTTATTAAAGGCGTTGATGCAAA GGATTCAAAAAAAGGTACTTCACCGGATACAAAATTTGGAGAG CTGATTGTTCAGCTTGATCTCTCTTCATCTTGGACATTTGGAGTCAAGTGGTCGCCAAGTGGCAATACTCTAGCATATGTAG GTCACAATTCtatgatatattttgttgatgatGTTGGTCCTTCTCCTTTGGCCCAAAATGTTGTGTTCCGTGATTTGCCCCTCCGTGAT GTACTCTTTGTTTCTGAGAGAAAAGTGATCGGTGTAGGATTCGATTGCAATCCAATGGTTTTTGCGGCAGATGAAAGGGGAATTTG GAGTTTTGTCAGATATCTGGGAGAACGGAAAGCAGTATCTTCTGGATCAAGATATGGTTCACAG TTCTCTGAGGCATTTGTGAAGTTTTATGGCCAATCAAAGCAAGGATTGAACAATGATGCTGTTGAAACTTCAAGAACTCGTGGAACTGTTCATGAGAACTGTATAAA TTGTATTCTGCCACTTGGGGAACATGGCAAAATGATAAGGCGTTTCAGCACATCAG GATTGGATGGAAGAATTGCCGTATGGGATTTGGAAAATGAACAAGACCTGTTTGAATGA